The Rhodococcus sp. X156 genome window below encodes:
- a CDS encoding GAF and ANTAR domain-containing protein: protein MTNGIHLASDELGRLLAARPKEMADVLSTLRHPVHTNDDLLDLLTATAHLAVRLIDGADWSGVTAQFDKSAFTAALTDERVQAVDDAQYHLDDGPCLQAMRTCSVVCMSARDVQREFPAMAEPARAAGVHSFLAAPLVAEGVAIGALNLYSAEEHGFEGTDQDFIAALVEHAGRGLTEYATVHSANQLAAQLQHSIQTRAPIEQAKGILMAVHQIGPDAAFEVLRERSMKQNIKLRDVAISFIAEIAAATATSESAQ from the coding sequence ATGACGAACGGGATCCACCTCGCCTCGGACGAGCTGGGGCGCCTGCTGGCTGCTCGGCCCAAGGAGATGGCCGACGTCCTGAGCACGCTGCGGCATCCCGTGCACACCAACGACGACCTGCTCGACCTGCTCACCGCCACCGCCCACCTCGCGGTGCGGCTGATCGACGGGGCGGACTGGAGCGGCGTCACGGCGCAGTTCGACAAGAGTGCCTTCACCGCCGCCCTCACCGACGAGCGCGTGCAGGCGGTGGACGACGCGCAGTACCACCTCGACGACGGCCCGTGCCTGCAGGCGATGCGCACCTGCAGCGTGGTGTGCATGAGCGCACGGGACGTGCAGCGCGAGTTCCCGGCCATGGCGGAGCCTGCGCGCGCGGCCGGGGTCCACTCCTTCCTCGCCGCGCCCCTGGTGGCCGAGGGTGTGGCGATCGGCGCGCTCAACCTCTACAGCGCCGAGGAGCACGGCTTCGAGGGCACCGACCAGGACTTCATCGCCGCCCTGGTCGAGCACGCCGGCCGTGGGCTCACCGAGTACGCCACGGTGCACTCCGCCAACCAGCTCGCCGCCCAGCTCCAGCACTCCATCCAGACCCGTGCCCCCATCGAGCAGGCCAAGGGCATCCTGATGGCCGTGCACCAGATCGGCCCCGACGCGGCGTTCGAGGTGCTGCGCGAGCGCTCGATGAAGCAGAACATCAAGCTGCGCGACGTCGCCATCTCCTTCATCGCCGAGATCGCAGCTGCCACAGCGACATCGGAGTCGGCCCAGTAG
- a CDS encoding phosphotransferase codes for MSTPLDRASEALRRHGLGRWAPPAPWGNGLDHVVFRAGDLAVRVGRDVDVTHESELLAVLAAADLGVAVPCPVLVEAELAVLAYPLLPGAPLLGQPPPQGSATTLARALRRLHRVNAATVAGLVPREIDPGVEWLADLHGPVEHLDLLHATVPDPPEHPVLCHNDLGAEHLLADGGELTGILDWSDAAITDPAIDLSRLLRDFGPRFLDEVLDGYGDLGGDAMPRIYFYARCAALEDLAHARATGRAEYAVAARPSLTWLFPG; via the coding sequence GTGTCGACGCCACTGGACCGAGCGAGCGAGGCGCTGCGGCGGCACGGCCTCGGTCGGTGGGCTCCGCCGGCGCCCTGGGGCAACGGTCTGGACCACGTGGTGTTTCGGGCCGGCGACCTGGCCGTGCGCGTGGGCCGAGACGTCGACGTCACCCACGAGAGCGAGCTGCTCGCCGTCCTCGCGGCGGCCGACCTGGGGGTGGCGGTGCCCTGCCCCGTGCTGGTGGAGGCCGAGCTTGCGGTGCTGGCCTACCCGCTGCTGCCGGGAGCCCCGCTGCTGGGGCAGCCGCCGCCGCAGGGGAGTGCGACGACCCTCGCGCGGGCGCTGCGGAGGCTGCACCGGGTGAACGCGGCGACGGTGGCGGGTCTCGTCCCCCGGGAGATCGATCCGGGGGTGGAGTGGCTGGCCGACCTGCACGGTCCGGTCGAGCACCTCGACCTCCTCCACGCCACCGTGCCTGATCCACCGGAGCACCCCGTGCTGTGCCACAACGACCTGGGAGCTGAGCACCTGCTGGCCGACGGCGGCGAGCTCACCGGCATCCTCGACTGGTCCGACGCGGCGATCACCGACCCGGCCATCGACCTGTCCCGGCTGCTCCGCGACTTCGGGCCGCGCTTCCTGGACGAGGTGCTGGACGGCTACGGCGACCTGGGCGGCGACGCGATGCCGCGGATCTACTTCTACGCCCGCTGCGCCGCGCTGGAGGATCTCGCCCACGCGCGGGCCACCGGTCGCGCGGAGTACGCGGTGGCGGCGCGGCCCAGCCTCACCTGGCTGTTTCCCGGCTAG
- a CDS encoding HAD family hydrolase translates to MADADRAGVLLDIDGTLLDSTYHHGLAWLRAFQRNGHPEVTAAQAHRAIGLGDDQLVPHLIGSSDSALAEAHSTEYEKLKGEVRALPGAADLLARCAQANLRVALATSGKAKDLDWMLPRIGGAEHVEATITSEDVEDTKPEPDLLQTAVDTLGLAAERAVTIGDSVWDGEAAARAGVRFIGVLSGGFAESELREAGAVEVYRDAADLVEHFDQSLLSSL, encoded by the coding sequence ATGGCTGACGCCGACCGGGCCGGTGTGTTGCTCGACATCGACGGCACGCTGCTGGACAGCACGTACCACCACGGTCTGGCGTGGCTGCGGGCCTTCCAGCGCAACGGCCACCCCGAGGTGACCGCCGCCCAGGCGCACCGGGCGATCGGGCTGGGCGACGACCAGCTGGTGCCGCACCTGATCGGCAGCTCCGACTCCGCCCTCGCCGAGGCGCACTCCACCGAGTACGAGAAGCTGAAGGGCGAGGTGCGCGCCCTGCCCGGCGCCGCCGACCTGCTCGCCCGGTGCGCGCAGGCGAACCTGCGGGTGGCCCTGGCGACCAGCGGCAAGGCGAAGGACCTCGACTGGATGCTCCCGCGCATCGGCGGCGCCGAGCACGTCGAGGCCACCATCACCTCCGAGGACGTCGAGGACACCAAGCCCGAGCCGGACCTGCTGCAGACCGCCGTGGACACCCTGGGGCTGGCCGCCGAGCGAGCCGTCACCATCGGCGACTCCGTCTGGGACGGCGAGGCCGCGGCCAGGGCGGGCGTCCGGTTCATCGGCGTTCTCAGCGGCGGGTTCGCCGAGTCCGAGCTGCGCGAGGCCGGGGCGGTGGAGGTCTACCGGGACGCCGCCGACCTGGTGGAGCACTTCGACCAGTCGCTGCTGAGCAGCCTGTAG
- a CDS encoding Ku protein: MRSLWKGAISFGLVSIAVRLYTATDEHDFRLHQVHEADQGRIRYKKVCSVCGEEVPYDQIAKAYEMEDGRMVVLDQAELSNLPVSTDRAIDVLEFVDGADVDPIFFQKSYYVEPDPAAERPYVLLRQALIDSGKMAMVKITLRQRESLAMLRAREDVLVLHTMMWPDEIRKPEFAFLQKDIGVRKNELAMAESLVETMSGDFEPEEFHDDYRDAMAALIEAKAEGAELPEAEEPKESAQVVDLMTALQRSIDRSKPKAVGAGKAADQETDADSDTGKGADTEPDAKPARKSPAKKSTAKAAPAKSKKASAAEADADTDADADAAETSAGDTSAGKKPAAKKAAPAKTAAAKKSSPRKRSA, from the coding sequence ATGCGATCACTGTGGAAGGGTGCCATCTCCTTCGGTCTGGTCTCGATTGCGGTGCGGCTGTACACCGCAACGGATGAGCACGACTTCCGCCTGCACCAGGTGCACGAAGCCGACCAAGGCCGCATTCGGTACAAGAAGGTCTGCTCGGTGTGCGGCGAGGAGGTCCCCTACGACCAGATCGCCAAGGCCTACGAGATGGAGGACGGGCGGATGGTGGTGCTCGACCAGGCTGAGCTGTCCAACCTGCCGGTGAGCACCGACCGCGCCATCGACGTGCTGGAGTTCGTGGACGGCGCCGACGTGGACCCCATCTTCTTCCAGAAGAGCTACTACGTGGAGCCTGACCCGGCCGCCGAGCGGCCCTACGTGCTGCTGCGCCAGGCGCTGATCGACTCCGGCAAGATGGCGATGGTCAAGATCACCCTGCGCCAGCGCGAGTCGCTGGCCATGCTGCGCGCCCGCGAGGACGTGCTGGTGCTGCACACCATGATGTGGCCCGACGAGATCCGCAAGCCCGAGTTCGCGTTCCTGCAGAAGGACATCGGGGTGCGCAAGAACGAGCTGGCGATGGCGGAGTCGCTGGTGGAGACGATGTCGGGCGACTTCGAGCCGGAGGAGTTCCACGACGACTACCGCGACGCCATGGCGGCCCTGATCGAGGCCAAGGCCGAGGGCGCCGAGCTGCCGGAGGCCGAGGAGCCCAAGGAGTCGGCTCAGGTGGTGGACCTGATGACCGCGCTGCAGCGCAGCATCGATCGCTCCAAGCCCAAGGCAGTAGGCGCGGGCAAGGCCGCCGACCAGGAGACCGACGCGGACTCGGACACCGGGAAGGGCGCCGACACCGAGCCCGACGCCAAGCCCGCCCGCAAGAGCCCGGCCAAGAAGAGCACCGCCAAGGCAGCCCCGGCGAAGAGCAAGAAGGCCAGCGCCGCGGAAGCCGACGCCGACACTGACGCTGACGCTGACGCAGCTGAGACGAGCGCCGGGGATACGAGCGCTGGGAAGAAGCCGGCCGCGAAGAAGGCCGCCCCGGCCAAGACCGCCGCGGCCAAGAAGTCCAGCCCGCGCAAGCGCAGTGCCTGA
- a CDS encoding protein phosphatase: MSPWPPGQPGVLELPSGRLVRGRALRRPPPPGPVPELGVYLLGHEPQPTPWPSRWVRWPDFGLPRDRETARQALVQAWEQSPHVRVEIGCGGGRGRTGTALACLAVLDGVPPTEAVRYVRTHYHRRAVETPWQRGYVQRFAPAG, from the coding sequence GTGAGCCCGTGGCCGCCCGGACAGCCGGGCGTGCTGGAGCTGCCCTCGGGACGGCTGGTGCGGGGGCGCGCGCTGCGCCGGCCGCCGCCTCCCGGCCCGGTGCCCGAGCTTGGCGTGTACCTGCTGGGCCACGAGCCGCAGCCGACTCCGTGGCCCTCGCGCTGGGTGCGCTGGCCGGACTTCGGGCTGCCTCGCGACCGCGAAACCGCGCGCCAGGCCCTGGTGCAGGCGTGGGAGCAGAGCCCGCACGTGCGGGTGGAGATCGGCTGCGGCGGCGGGCGCGGGCGCACCGGCACCGCGCTGGCCTGTCTCGCCGTGCTCGACGGGGTGCCGCCCACCGAGGCGGTGCGCTACGTGCGCACCCACTACCACCGCCGGGCGGTGGAGACGCCGTGGCAGCGGGGCTACGTGCAACGCTTCGCCCCCGCGGGGTGA
- a CDS encoding NAD(P)/FAD-dependent oxidoreductase, giving the protein MVTTTADAVIVGAGHHGLVAAAALADAGWDVVVLEGNDDVGGAVRSAELVPGYTSDLFSAFYPLGAASPAITAMGLEQHGLIWTHAPTVVAHPTGPDDTEGVVLHRDPQRTADGLAQHDARDGKAWLELVERWQQIRKPLLDTLFRPFPPVQGPTAMLASLGPAETLRFLRFMLLPARRMGRELFHSEAARLLLLGNAMHADVPVDAPVSGAFGFLMTMLAQDVGFPVPVGGAGELTATMARRGESVGVQVHTGQHVEAIEVRGGRAVGVRTAEGMQVRARRAVIADTSALSLYRDLLPAAVVPPRLLRDLEHFEWDTPVVKVNYALDAPIPWRARGLHGAGTVHLGADERGLVQWMADLNTEVVPRTPFMLFGQMTTADATRSPEGTESAWAYSHLPREVTDDDSAETLAQRMDEVLEAHAPGFARQVVGRVVQKSSDLAGADANLLFGTVNGGTAQLQQQLIFRPTPGLGRAETPISGLYLGSAGAHPGGGVHGVCGLNAAKAALGEQGLLGLPRRRVTSALLGLLNRG; this is encoded by the coding sequence GTGGTCACCACAACAGCGGATGCGGTCATCGTCGGAGCCGGGCACCACGGGTTGGTGGCCGCCGCGGCGCTCGCTGACGCGGGCTGGGACGTGGTGGTGCTCGAGGGCAACGACGACGTCGGGGGAGCGGTGCGCTCCGCCGAGCTGGTCCCTGGTTACACCAGCGACCTGTTCAGCGCGTTCTACCCGCTGGGTGCGGCGTCGCCGGCCATCACCGCAATGGGGCTCGAGCAGCACGGCCTGATCTGGACCCACGCGCCCACGGTGGTGGCGCACCCCACCGGCCCCGACGACACCGAGGGGGTGGTGCTGCACCGCGACCCGCAGCGCACCGCCGACGGCCTGGCCCAACACGACGCCCGTGACGGCAAGGCGTGGCTGGAGCTGGTGGAGCGCTGGCAGCAGATTCGCAAGCCGTTGCTGGACACCTTGTTCCGGCCGTTCCCACCGGTGCAGGGCCCCACCGCGATGCTGGCCAGCCTGGGCCCGGCCGAGACGCTGCGGTTCCTGCGCTTCATGCTGCTGCCGGCCCGGCGGATGGGTCGCGAGCTCTTCCACAGCGAGGCGGCTCGGCTGCTGCTGCTGGGCAACGCGATGCACGCCGACGTCCCGGTGGACGCGCCGGTGAGCGGCGCCTTCGGCTTCCTCATGACGATGCTGGCCCAGGACGTCGGCTTTCCCGTGCCGGTGGGCGGGGCCGGCGAGCTGACGGCGACCATGGCCCGCCGCGGAGAGTCGGTGGGCGTGCAGGTGCACACCGGGCAGCACGTGGAGGCCATCGAGGTGCGCGGTGGCCGGGCCGTGGGGGTGCGCACCGCGGAGGGGATGCAGGTACGGGCGCGCCGGGCCGTCATCGCCGACACGTCGGCGCTGAGCCTCTACCGCGACCTGCTGCCCGCCGCAGTGGTGCCCCCGCGGCTGTTGCGCGATCTTGAGCACTTCGAGTGGGACACCCCGGTGGTCAAGGTCAACTACGCGCTGGACGCGCCCATCCCGTGGCGGGCCCGGGGCCTGCACGGCGCCGGCACGGTGCACCTGGGCGCCGACGAGCGCGGCCTGGTGCAGTGGATGGCCGACCTCAACACGGAGGTGGTGCCGCGCACCCCGTTCATGCTGTTCGGGCAGATGACCACCGCTGACGCCACCCGCTCGCCCGAGGGCACCGAGAGCGCCTGGGCCTACAGCCACCTGCCGCGGGAGGTCACCGACGACGACTCCGCCGAGACCCTGGCCCAGCGGATGGACGAGGTGCTGGAGGCGCACGCCCCCGGCTTCGCCCGGCAGGTGGTGGGCCGCGTGGTGCAGAAGTCCAGCGACCTCGCCGGCGCGGACGCCAACCTGCTCTTCGGCACCGTCAACGGGGGCACCGCGCAGCTGCAGCAGCAGCTCATCTTCCGGCCGACCCCCGGCCTGGGCCGGGCCGAGACCCCGATCTCCGGTCTGTACCTGGGGAGTGCGGGTGCCCACCCCGGCGGCGGGGTGCACGGGGTGTGCGGCCTCAACGCGGCCAAGGCGGCACTGGGCGAGCAGGGACTCCTGGGTCTGCCCCGGCGACGGGTCACCAGCGCTCTGCTCGGGTTGTTGAACCGGGGCTAG
- a CDS encoding 5'-3' exonuclease H3TH domain-containing protein, with the protein MHPEDPADRPVLLAVDGNSLIHRSYHALKHSELRAADGSPTWALKGLLSQLVGGVRRVGADAVVVGLDDSTSNVRKMRYPAYKAHRADKPEDLLVQLAAAGPLLNAAGVHTVVAPGMEADDVVASAAAHAAVAGWDTVVMTSDRDAFALVSDTCKVLRLINGGVDASPLLNPQRMHILNGVHPHQYRDYAAMRGDTSDNLPGIRGVGPKSAVKLLAEFDTVEQAFADVDDNDGLRVAKAAGQSMVAKLRDADSRAAYRRNVELMTMATDLELGLALSAVDGAGRLPVAEDALRAALADAQLGAIAESAAVALAHCEPRPRFIQAGPASQGAPHPAEAPPARTRTRATARAPEPESLQLSLFG; encoded by the coding sequence GTGCACCCGGAAGACCCCGCTGATCGCCCCGTCCTGCTCGCCGTGGACGGCAACTCGCTGATCCACCGCTCCTACCACGCGCTCAAGCACTCCGAGCTGCGTGCGGCCGACGGCTCCCCCACCTGGGCGCTGAAGGGCCTGCTGTCGCAGCTGGTCGGCGGAGTGCGCCGGGTGGGCGCCGACGCGGTGGTGGTGGGCCTGGACGACTCCACCAGCAACGTGCGCAAGATGCGCTACCCCGCCTACAAGGCGCACCGAGCCGACAAGCCGGAGGACCTGCTGGTGCAGCTGGCCGCGGCGGGACCGCTGCTGAACGCGGCCGGCGTGCACACCGTCGTCGCCCCGGGCATGGAGGCCGACGACGTCGTGGCGTCAGCGGCGGCGCACGCAGCTGTCGCTGGGTGGGACACCGTGGTGATGACCTCGGACCGGGACGCCTTCGCCCTGGTCTCCGACACGTGCAAGGTGCTGCGCCTGATCAACGGCGGGGTGGACGCCTCACCACTGCTCAACCCGCAGCGCATGCACATCCTCAACGGCGTGCACCCGCACCAGTACCGCGACTACGCCGCCATGCGCGGGGACACCTCCGACAACCTGCCCGGCATCCGTGGGGTGGGCCCCAAGAGCGCGGTGAAGCTGCTCGCCGAGTTCGACACCGTGGAGCAGGCCTTCGCCGACGTCGACGACAACGACGGGCTGCGGGTGGCCAAGGCCGCCGGACAGTCCATGGTGGCCAAGCTGCGCGACGCCGACTCCCGGGCGGCCTACCGGCGCAACGTCGAGCTGATGACGATGGCCACCGACCTCGAGCTGGGCCTGGCGCTGTCGGCCGTGGACGGCGCCGGACGGCTGCCGGTGGCGGAGGACGCCCTGCGCGCCGCGCTCGCCGACGCCCAGCTGGGCGCGATCGCCGAGAGCGCGGCGGTGGCGCTGGCGCACTGCGAGCCGCGTCCCCGCTTCATCCAGGCTGGCCCCGCCAGCCAGGGCGCGCCGCACCCGGCGGAGGCTCCCCCAGCCCGCACCCGCACCCGCGCCACGGCCCGTGCACCGGAGCCGGAGAGCCTGCAGCTCAGCCTGTTCGGCTAG
- a CDS encoding putative transporter small subunit, with protein sequence MSTVALTLYMLVWPVLVAGVLFVISRAFLRDYLEARREGRDMI encoded by the coding sequence ATGAGCACCGTTGCGCTCACCCTCTACATGCTGGTCTGGCCGGTCCTGGTTGCCGGCGTGCTGTTCGTGATCAGCAGGGCGTTCCTCCGGGACTACCTGGAGGCACGGCGCGAGGGTCGCGACATGATCTGA
- a CDS encoding sodium:proline symporter: protein MTAGNKLGFGISAASMTATWIWASSLYASATSGYTYGISGPIHYGLWGALMILFIYPFGRRIRAVAPKAHTLAEVMRVRHGRSSQLMLAGSNVVGSVISLMSNFLAGGVLISMLSPFNFIQGVFIVAGGVLLYTLWSGFRASVLTDFIQVVAMLGAVVVIVPFIFFAAGFPAAFESGAGNLTAQQGSFFSSDAFLNQGAPYIAAVLAYAIGNQTIAQRLFAVRENLIKPTFITATIGYGATVIGVGMLGVLALYLGIEPMDGDVNNVIPQMAMSYLPAVLLAVFFVMIIGALSSTADSDLAALASIAMADVYGQNLAGKKGANPRTMVLVGRTTMVVATAVAVALASLQLSILDLLVFVGALWGALVFPVIASFYWDKVTNRAFTTSVLAALAVFLPIRFSWVPVNGAVGLLTDVLSVVGIGVVLGLMAFGFFGLRVAQVVAVLSALVSAPFVLGFLHDYATLSASLAAYAVSTLVCFGMSVRQRTRFDFALIAEGTGDFDPSRADPSRAGPSTTAPTTEGTRA, encoded by the coding sequence ATGACCGCCGGGAACAAGCTTGGGTTCGGCATCTCGGCCGCGAGCATGACCGCCACGTGGATCTGGGCGTCGTCGCTGTACGCCTCGGCCACCTCCGGCTACACCTACGGCATCTCCGGTCCCATTCACTACGGGCTGTGGGGTGCGCTGATGATCCTGTTCATCTACCCCTTCGGACGCCGCATCCGCGCGGTGGCGCCCAAGGCCCACACCTTGGCCGAGGTGATGCGCGTGCGTCACGGTCGCTCCAGCCAGCTGATGCTGGCCGGGTCCAACGTGGTCGGCAGCGTGATCAGCCTGATGTCGAACTTTCTGGCCGGCGGAGTCCTCATCTCCATGCTGTCGCCGTTCAACTTCATCCAGGGTGTGTTCATCGTCGCCGGCGGGGTCCTGCTCTACACGCTGTGGTCGGGCTTTCGGGCCTCGGTGCTGACCGACTTCATCCAGGTGGTCGCCATGCTCGGCGCCGTGGTGGTGATCGTGCCGTTCATCTTCTTCGCCGCAGGTTTCCCCGCCGCGTTCGAGAGCGGCGCAGGCAACCTCACCGCGCAGCAGGGCAGCTTCTTCTCCAGCGACGCGTTCCTCAACCAGGGCGCCCCCTACATCGCCGCGGTGCTGGCCTACGCCATCGGCAACCAGACCATCGCGCAGCGCTTGTTCGCGGTGCGCGAGAACCTCATCAAGCCGACCTTCATCACGGCGACCATCGGCTACGGCGCCACCGTGATCGGCGTCGGCATGCTCGGGGTCCTGGCGCTGTACCTCGGGATCGAGCCGATGGACGGCGACGTGAACAACGTGATCCCGCAGATGGCCATGAGCTACCTGCCGGCCGTGCTGCTGGCGGTGTTCTTCGTGATGATCATCGGAGCGCTGTCGTCCACAGCGGACTCCGACCTCGCCGCGCTCGCCTCCATCGCGATGGCTGACGTCTACGGCCAGAACCTCGCCGGCAAGAAGGGCGCGAACCCCCGGACCATGGTGCTGGTCGGCCGCACCACGATGGTGGTGGCCACCGCGGTCGCGGTCGCGCTGGCGAGCCTCCAGCTGAGCATCCTGGACCTGCTGGTCTTCGTGGGCGCGCTCTGGGGGGCGCTGGTCTTCCCGGTGATCGCCAGCTTCTACTGGGACAAGGTGACCAACCGGGCCTTCACCACCTCGGTGCTCGCCGCACTTGCCGTCTTCCTGCCCATCCGATTCAGCTGGGTACCCGTGAACGGTGCGGTGGGGCTGCTCACCGACGTCCTCTCCGTGGTGGGGATCGGTGTGGTTCTCGGCCTGATGGCCTTCGGGTTCTTCGGCCTGCGCGTCGCACAGGTGGTGGCCGTGCTGTCGGCGCTGGTCTCCGCCCCGTTCGTGCTCGGCTTCTTGCACGACTACGCCACGCTCAGCGCCTCGCTGGCCGCGTACGCCGTCAGCACGCTGGTCTGCTTCGGCATGTCGGTGCGCCAGCGCACCCGCTTCGACTTTGCCCTGATCGCCGAGGGCACCGGGGACTTCGATCCTTCCCGCGCCGACCCCTCCCGCGCCGGCCCCTCCACCACGGCACCCACGACGGAAGGAACCCGCGCATGA
- a CDS encoding dihydrodipicolinate reductase, whose product MVLRVVQWATGSVGRAAIGAIVAHPELELVGCWVHSADKHGCDAGELAGLDPLGVRATSSVEEILALEADAVVYAPLVPSSREVAALLRSGKNVITPVGWYYPTDKETTKVEQACLDGGVSLHGTGIDPGGVTEVFPLLLSSMSSAVTFVRAEEFSDIRTYGAPDVVRSIMFFGSTPEQARTGPMLDLLSRGFTQSVRMVVDTLGIGGDVDIRPRHELAVATAPIDSPIGVIEPGQVAAQKFFWEAFVGDRLVVQIGVSWLMGEEHLEPAWTLGEEGERFEIEVRGNPDTFVTIRGWQPESVEAGLASNPGIVATAAHCVNAVPYVCAADPGVVTSVELPMVAGRAHPDLLGA is encoded by the coding sequence ATGGTGTTGCGGGTAGTGCAGTGGGCCACCGGTTCTGTGGGACGAGCCGCGATCGGGGCCATCGTGGCCCATCCCGAGCTCGAGCTGGTCGGCTGCTGGGTGCACTCGGCGGACAAGCACGGCTGTGACGCCGGCGAGCTCGCCGGCCTCGACCCGCTCGGCGTCCGGGCCACCAGCAGCGTCGAGGAGATCCTGGCGCTGGAGGCCGACGCAGTGGTCTACGCGCCCCTGGTCCCCAGCTCGCGGGAGGTGGCGGCGCTGCTGCGCTCGGGCAAGAACGTGATCACCCCGGTGGGCTGGTACTACCCCACCGACAAGGAGACGACCAAGGTCGAGCAGGCCTGTCTCGACGGTGGGGTGAGCCTGCACGGCACCGGGATCGACCCCGGTGGCGTCACCGAGGTGTTCCCGCTGCTGCTGTCGTCGATGTCCTCGGCGGTGACCTTCGTGCGTGCGGAGGAGTTCTCCGACATCCGCACCTACGGCGCACCGGACGTGGTCCGCTCGATCATGTTCTTCGGCTCCACCCCGGAGCAGGCGCGCACCGGACCGATGCTGGACCTGCTCAGCCGCGGGTTCACCCAGTCGGTGCGCATGGTGGTCGACACCCTCGGTATCGGCGGTGACGTGGACATCCGTCCGCGCCACGAGCTGGCGGTGGCCACCGCCCCCATCGACTCCCCCATCGGGGTGATCGAGCCCGGCCAGGTCGCTGCGCAGAAGTTCTTCTGGGAGGCCTTCGTCGGCGACCGGCTGGTGGTGCAGATCGGTGTGAGCTGGTTGATGGGCGAGGAGCACCTGGAGCCGGCCTGGACGCTCGGCGAGGAGGGTGAGCGCTTCGAGATCGAGGTGCGCGGCAACCCCGACACCTTCGTCACCATCCGCGGCTGGCAGCCGGAGAGCGTGGAGGCGGGGCTGGCCAGCAACCCCGGCATCGTCGCCACGGCGGCGCACTGCGTCAACGCCGTGCCCTACGTGTGCGCGGCCGACCCCGGGGTGGTCACCTCGGTGGAGCTGCCCATGGTGGCCGGCCGGGCGCACCCGGACCTGCTGGGCGCCTAG
- a CDS encoding ferritin-like domain-containing protein, whose product MANQFALDVTRIRDDARARMAAGAVTEGNMIDRDNLIDILNQVVATEIVCYLRYTQHAIVATGVDRAQVAAEFTEHAADEMKHGLRAAERISQLGGNPDFDPVTLRERSHTQYVETEDNDLTRMLEENLVAERIVITSYQEIARWIGDRDPTTRRLMESILEEEEEHADDLNDLLGN is encoded by the coding sequence ATGGCCAACCAGTTCGCCCTGGACGTGACCAGGATCCGCGACGACGCCCGCGCAAGGATGGCCGCCGGCGCGGTCACCGAGGGCAACATGATCGACCGGGACAACCTGATCGACATCCTCAACCAGGTGGTGGCCACCGAGATCGTCTGCTACCTGCGCTACACCCAGCACGCCATCGTGGCCACTGGCGTGGACCGGGCCCAGGTTGCCGCAGAGTTCACCGAGCACGCCGCCGACGAGATGAAGCACGGCCTGCGGGCGGCGGAGCGGATCAGCCAGCTGGGCGGCAACCCCGACTTCGACCCCGTGACCCTGCGCGAGCGCTCGCACACCCAGTACGTGGAGACCGAGGACAACGACCTCACCCGCATGCTGGAGGAGAACCTCGTCGCCGAGCGCATCGTCATCACCTCCTACCAGGAGATCGCCCGCTGGATCGGTGACCGCGACCCCACCACGCGCCGCCTGATGGAGTCGATCCTGGAGGAGGAGGAGGAACACGCCGACGACTTGAACGACCTTCTGGGAAACTGA
- a CDS encoding TetR family transcriptional regulator, translated as MTPADARGSTRTKRRDLLLDATAAIVIDEGWSAVTMGRLASAVQVSRQSVYNELGSKDKLAVALVARETRRFLDTVQLQLLSHPEDMTTATMAAVDSALRMGEENPLLRAIISAAHGKADGLLPLLTIRSAPVLDSSVMMLTTFADEHWSGLAGSTDELHELVDAIVRLTLSHLVRPQWPVPRVTALVGRLVDAALLAARTEAGVSRAPTNGRLTEAHR; from the coding sequence ATGACTCCCGCTGACGCGCGTGGATCGACCAGGACGAAGCGCCGAGACCTGCTCCTGGACGCCACCGCCGCCATCGTCATCGACGAGGGCTGGTCGGCGGTGACGATGGGCCGGCTGGCCTCGGCGGTGCAGGTGAGCAGGCAGAGCGTCTACAACGAGCTGGGCAGCAAGGACAAGCTGGCGGTGGCGCTGGTCGCCAGGGAGACCCGGCGATTCCTGGACACCGTGCAGCTGCAGCTGCTCAGCCACCCCGAGGACATGACGACGGCGACGATGGCGGCGGTGGACTCCGCGCTGCGGATGGGAGAGGAGAACCCGCTGCTGCGGGCCATCATCTCGGCGGCGCACGGCAAGGCTGACGGCCTGCTGCCCCTGCTCACCATCCGGTCGGCACCCGTGCTGGACAGCTCGGTGATGATGCTGACGACCTTTGCCGACGAGCACTGGTCCGGGCTGGCCGGCTCCACCGACGAGCTGCACGAGCTGGTCGACGCCATCGTGCGGCTCACCCTCAGCCACCTGGTGCGACCGCAGTGGCCGGTGCCGCGGGTGACCGCCCTGGTGGGGCGCCTGGTGGATGCCGCGCTGCTGGCGGCCCGCACCGAGGCGGGCGTCAGCCGCGCGCCCACCAACGGCCGCCTCACCGAGGCGCACCGCTGA